The following proteins are co-located in the Aurantiacibacter atlanticus genome:
- a CDS encoding DUF2254 domain-containing protein codes for MKAEIKFLWARLNANYWFYPALFSIFAAALALTMIYLDRAGFAEFLNEISWIIPARPKGASDMLTVMAGSMIGVAATVFSITIAAVAYASGNYGPRLLTNFMEDRGNQLSLATFIASFVYALIVLRSVRAEDESASSAADAAATALPGFVPQLSLLVAYAMLGLCVVVLVFFLNHIPSSIRINKVLEGIGSRLLESIRTTYPIENDLRDARESEAGEEVTAQGTGYVQLIDFTELVECARTHEITISLIVRTGDFVHRDLPLVKVTGFDGDDGVEGVKADLLKCFTLGPTRTPEQDPQFLMDELVEIGLRALSPGINDPFTAITALHWLGAATAEIGRRDLHKDICGDDSDDCPVIPRPDDFEHFTNRGFGSIRSGVATSVSATQIMLEVLENAAVPIQHPQRRALVHKHGVQLISQARLALSGPDLDMVEYRYSKFLKHFTAMG; via the coding sequence ATGAAAGCCGAAATCAAATTTCTTTGGGCACGCCTTAACGCCAATTACTGGTTCTATCCGGCGCTGTTTTCCATTTTCGCTGCGGCTCTCGCGCTCACGATGATCTATCTTGACCGCGCAGGATTTGCCGAATTCCTGAATGAAATAAGCTGGATCATCCCCGCGCGTCCCAAGGGCGCGTCGGATATGCTCACCGTAATGGCGGGCTCCATGATCGGGGTGGCGGCTACGGTGTTTTCGATCACCATTGCCGCCGTTGCCTATGCCAGCGGCAATTACGGCCCACGCCTGCTGACCAATTTCATGGAAGATCGCGGGAATCAGCTTTCGCTGGCGACCTTTATCGCCAGTTTCGTTTATGCGCTGATCGTGTTGCGCAGCGTAAGGGCAGAGGACGAATCCGCCTCTTCCGCAGCCGATGCTGCTGCAACCGCCCTACCTGGCTTTGTGCCGCAATTATCACTATTGGTTGCCTATGCGATGTTGGGCCTTTGCGTTGTGGTGCTGGTATTCTTCCTCAACCACATCCCGTCCTCCATCCGCATCAACAAGGTGTTGGAAGGGATCGGATCGCGGCTGCTTGAATCTATCAGGACGACATATCCGATCGAAAATGACCTGCGCGATGCAAGGGAGTCGGAAGCCGGCGAAGAAGTGACAGCTCAGGGCACTGGCTATGTTCAGTTGATCGATTTCACGGAGCTTGTCGAATGTGCCCGCACACATGAGATAACCATTTCGCTGATAGTGCGAACAGGGGATTTCGTCCATCGCGACCTGCCATTGGTAAAAGTGACAGGATTTGATGGAGATGATGGCGTGGAGGGGGTGAAAGCAGATCTCCTGAAATGCTTCACCCTCGGCCCGACGCGCACGCCCGAGCAGGATCCGCAATTCCTGATGGATGAACTGGTCGAAATAGGCCTGCGCGCGCTATCCCCCGGCATCAACGATCCCTTCACTGCAATTACCGCACTTCACTGGCTGGGCGCCGCGACAGCCGAAATCGGCCGGCGCGATCTGCATAAGGATATCTGCGGAGACGATTCCGATGATTGCCCCGTGATCCCGCGTCCCGATGATTTTGAACATTTCACCAATCGCGGCTTTGGTTCGATCCGCAGCGGCGTGGCCACCAGCGTCAGCGCGACTCAAATAATGCTGGAGGTGCTGGAAAATGCCGCAGTGCCTATTCAGCATCCCCAGCGCCGGGCATTGGTACATAAACACGGCGTCCAGCTCATCTCGCAAGCGCGCCTTGCCTTGTCAGGCCCTGATCTCGATATGGTAGAGTACCGTTATAGCAAGTTTCTGAAGCATTTTACGGCGATGGGATAA
- the lipB gene encoding lipoyl(octanoyl) transferase LipB: MTDMISRASKGHDLPASIEWRRSDGQILYRAAMEEQESRNAAIAAEEAGELVWMLEHPPVYTAGTSADVAELVDPRFDVVQTGRGGRYTYHGPGQRVTYVLLDLSRRQKDLRNFVHALENWVIATLADFGVTAFAISDRIGIWTHDVTGAEAKIGAIGVRVRRWVTMHGFAVNLSPDLSHFGGIVPCGIADYGVTSLEALGIAVSADEWDRALLARAEQFLAALERPGRTTI; this comes from the coding sequence ATGACCGACATGATTTCCCGCGCCTCCAAAGGGCATGATCTGCCCGCCAGCATCGAATGGCGCCGTTCCGACGGCCAAATTCTCTATCGCGCTGCGATGGAGGAACAGGAATCGCGCAATGCCGCCATCGCTGCAGAGGAGGCAGGGGAACTCGTCTGGATGCTGGAGCATCCGCCGGTATATACAGCCGGCACCAGCGCCGATGTTGCAGAATTGGTCGATCCGCGTTTTGACGTGGTCCAGACGGGGCGCGGCGGTCGCTACACCTATCATGGTCCCGGCCAGCGCGTGACATATGTGTTGCTGGATCTGTCGCGCCGGCAAAAGGATTTGCGCAATTTCGTCCATGCGCTGGAAAATTGGGTCATCGCTACTCTGGCCGATTTTGGCGTCACCGCCTTCGCCATTTCTGACCGCATCGGCATCTGGACCCACGATGTGACAGGAGCAGAAGCCAAGATTGGCGCCATCGGCGTGCGGGTCAGGCGCTGGGTCACGATGCACGGATTCGCGGTGAACCTATCGCCTGACCTCTCACATTTTGGCGGCATCGTGCCCTGCGGCATTGCCGATTACGGCGTCACCAGTCTTGAAGCCCTGGGAATTGCAGTTTCGGCAGATGAATGGGATAGGGCATTGCTTGCGCGTGCGGAGCAATTTCTCGCCGCTCTGGAACGCCCAGGAAGGACGACAATATGA
- a CDS encoding DMT family transporter, which yields MDQIGSAIRSRALPMLALLGGNIALALGPWLVRLADTGPVSVGFWRLALALPFLALIARANSQRLVGISRRTAALVLLGGVFFGLDIASWHIGIGETRLANATLFGNSGSIILMIWTFIVLRRLPQGREWPAIVAALAGAAILLARSMEISQTNFVGDFFCLIAGLLYAGYLLLLQDARKELGGWALLTLAGLASTPILLMTALTLGEPFWPTDWTPVVILALSSQIMGQGLLVYALRHFTPLIIGIALLTQPAVAALVGWLAFDEVLVPMDYAGIVLVGSALVLAKAASPRVRA from the coding sequence ATGGATCAGATAGGCTCAGCGATTCGTAGCCGCGCGCTGCCTATGTTGGCCCTGCTGGGCGGCAATATCGCGTTGGCGCTGGGGCCGTGGTTGGTGCGGCTGGCCGATACAGGGCCAGTTTCGGTCGGTTTCTGGAGGCTTGCCCTGGCTTTGCCTTTCCTTGCGCTCATCGCGCGGGCGAATTCCCAGCGCCTTGTTGGTATCAGCCGTCGCACTGCGGCGTTGGTCCTGTTGGGCGGCGTGTTCTTCGGACTGGACATTGCAAGTTGGCACATCGGCATTGGTGAAACGCGACTGGCGAATGCGACCTTGTTTGGCAATTCAGGCAGCATCATCCTGATGATCTGGACATTCATTGTCCTGCGCCGCCTGCCGCAAGGGCGCGAGTGGCCTGCCATCGTGGCGGCGCTGGCAGGGGCTGCGATACTGCTGGCGCGGTCCATGGAAATTTCGCAGACCAATTTCGTGGGCGATTTTTTCTGCCTGATCGCCGGGTTGCTTTATGCCGGATATCTGCTGCTGTTGCAGGATGCCCGCAAGGAATTGGGCGGCTGGGCCCTGCTGACCCTGGCTGGTCTGGCAAGCACGCCAATCCTGCTGATGACCGCGCTGACGCTGGGAGAACCTTTCTGGCCGACTGACTGGACCCCGGTGGTGATCCTGGCGCTATCAAGCCAGATCATGGGACAGGGGCTTCTGGTTTATGCGCTGCGCCATTTTACGCCTCTGATCATTGGCATTGCCCTGCTGACCCAGCCAGCGGTTGCAGCATTGGTGGGCTGGCTGGCCTTCGATGAAGTGCTGGTGCCGATGGATTACGCGGGCATCGTTCTTGTGGGTAGCGCGCTGGTGCTTGCCAAGGCGGCATCACCGCGTGTGCGGGCATAG